One stretch of Pseudomonas sp. NC02 DNA includes these proteins:
- the yaaA gene encoding peroxide stress protein YaaA, protein MLTVISPAKTLDFESKPVTPRFTQPQYLDHSQELIEQLRELSPAQISELMHVSDKIGGLNAARFGSWTPAFTPANAKQALLAFKGDVYTGLNAETLKDADFTYAQDHLRMLSGLYGLLRPLDLMMPYRLEMGTKLPNARGKDLYAFWGTRISEWLNEALAEQGDDVLLNLASNEYFSAVKRPALNARIINTEFKDLKNGQYKIISFYAKKARGMMSRFVIEERINDPARLKEFDVQGYRFNAEQSKPDNLVFLRDHAPE, encoded by the coding sequence ATGCTGACGGTGATTTCCCCCGCCAAAACCCTCGATTTCGAGTCAAAGCCGGTCACCCCGCGCTTCACCCAGCCGCAATACCTCGACCACTCCCAGGAGCTGATCGAACAACTGCGCGAACTCAGCCCGGCGCAAATCAGCGAACTGATGCACGTCTCCGACAAAATCGGCGGCCTCAACGCCGCACGCTTCGGCAGCTGGACCCCCGCCTTCACCCCCGCCAACGCCAAACAAGCCCTGCTGGCATTCAAGGGCGACGTCTACACCGGCCTCAACGCCGAAACCCTCAAGGACGCCGACTTCACCTACGCCCAGGACCACCTGCGCATGCTCTCCGGCCTGTACGGCCTGCTGCGGCCGCTGGACCTGATGATGCCGTACCGCCTCGAAATGGGCACCAAACTGCCCAACGCCCGTGGCAAGGACCTGTACGCTTTCTGGGGCACCCGCATCAGCGAGTGGCTCAACGAAGCCCTGGCCGAACAAGGCGATGACGTGCTGCTCAACCTCGCGTCCAACGAGTACTTCTCGGCAGTCAAACGCCCGGCATTGAATGCGCGAATCATCAACACCGAGTTCAAGGACCTGAAAAACGGCCAGTACAAGATCATCAGCTTCTACGCCAAGAAGGCCCGGGGCATGATGAGCCGCTTTGTGATTGAAGAACGCATCAACGACCCGGCCAGGCTCAAGGAGTTTGACGTGCAGGGTTATCGCTTCAATGCGGAGCAGTCGAAGCCGGATAACCTGGTGTTCCTGCGGGATCACGCACCGGAATAA
- a CDS encoding alginate biosynthesis protein Alg44, protein MNSPVNANVVHESEAQRQHARVKIPAKLRFFGADQTPMEVRVIDLSAGGLAFNAPQQPLKVGDVHKGRLQFVIDNLGLAMDVELQIRSYDRQTGRTGCQFQNLDAQDISTLRHLITSHLAGDIVTMGDVLATLQRDNFTKARKVKDGGSNMSVGGRLRAVTFSLGIFVVGLAAFGFVVKSVYGMYFVSHATSGLVSVPGMNVTMPRDGTVQSLIKGDAVAAKGAPLATFSTSMLDVLKGHLDEDQLQPAKVEELFGKQMTGTLTSPCDCVVAQQLVADGQYASKGDVIFQLVPRGSQANVDARFSYRQFADVRPGTRVNFQVADEEQVRTGTIVSSTSLNSSEMSSDIRVQIKPDAPLDSTYAGRPVEVTSDRGPSLNWLIDKAMANGL, encoded by the coding sequence ATGAATAGCCCAGTAAACGCCAACGTTGTCCACGAATCCGAAGCCCAGCGCCAACACGCCCGGGTCAAAATCCCGGCCAAGCTGCGCTTCTTCGGCGCCGATCAAACACCGATGGAAGTGCGGGTGATCGACCTGTCCGCCGGCGGCCTGGCCTTCAACGCCCCGCAGCAGCCGCTGAAAGTCGGCGATGTGCACAAGGGTCGCTTGCAATTCGTGATCGACAACCTGGGCCTGGCGATGGACGTCGAGCTGCAGATTCGCTCCTACGATCGCCAGACCGGCCGCACCGGTTGCCAGTTCCAGAACCTCGATGCACAAGACATCTCCACCCTGCGCCACCTGATCACCTCGCACCTGGCCGGTGACATCGTGACCATGGGTGACGTGCTGGCAACCCTGCAACGCGACAACTTCACCAAGGCGCGCAAGGTCAAGGACGGCGGCAGCAACATGAGCGTCGGTGGCCGCCTGCGGGCGGTGACTTTCAGCCTCGGGATCTTCGTGGTGGGCCTGGCGGCATTCGGCTTCGTGGTCAAATCGGTGTACGGCATGTACTTCGTCAGCCACGCCACCTCCGGCCTGGTGAGCGTGCCCGGGATGAACGTGACCATGCCCCGCGATGGCACCGTGCAAAGCCTGATCAAAGGCGATGCGGTCGCCGCCAAAGGCGCGCCATTGGCAACCTTCAGCACCAGCATGCTCGACGTACTCAAGGGCCATCTGGACGAAGACCAGCTGCAACCGGCCAAGGTCGAAGAGCTGTTCGGCAAGCAAATGACCGGCACCCTCACCTCCCCTTGCGACTGCGTCGTGGCCCAGCAACTGGTCGCCGACGGTCAGTACGCCAGCAAGGGCGACGTGATCTTCCAACTGGTGCCACGCGGCAGCCAGGCCAACGTTGATGCGCGCTTCTCCTATCGCCAGTTTGCCGACGTACGCCCGGGCACCCGCGTGAACTTCCAGGTAGCGGATGAAGAGCAGGTACGCACCGGCACCATCGTCAGCAGCACCAGCCTGAACAGCAGCGAAATGTCCTCCGACATCCGCGTGCAGATCAAACCCGACGCCCCGCTGGACAGCACCTACGCCGGTCGCCCGGTTGAAGTGACCAGCGATCGCGGCCCGTCCCTGAACTGGCTGATCGACAAAGCCATGGCCAACGGTCTGTAA
- the moaC gene encoding cyclic pyranopterin monophosphate synthase MoaC: MLTHLDSQGRAHMVDVTEKAVTFREAVAEARVRMLPETLKMIVDGAHPKGDVFAVARIAGIQAAKKTSDLIPLCHPLMLTGVKVELSADGLDAVRIVARCKLSGQTGVEMEALTAASVAALTIYDMCKAVDRGMTIETIRLLEKLGGKSGHFKADQA, from the coding sequence GTGCTGACTCATCTCGATTCCCAAGGTCGCGCCCACATGGTCGACGTCACTGAAAAAGCCGTGACGTTCCGTGAAGCCGTGGCCGAAGCGCGGGTGCGCATGTTGCCCGAGACCCTGAAAATGATTGTCGACGGCGCCCACCCCAAGGGCGACGTGTTTGCCGTGGCCCGTATCGCCGGGATCCAGGCCGCAAAAAAAACCAGTGATCTGATTCCCCTGTGCCACCCGTTGATGCTCACCGGGGTCAAGGTCGAGCTCAGTGCCGATGGCCTGGACGCGGTGCGCATCGTCGCCCGCTGCAAACTCTCCGGGCAGACCGGCGTGGAGATGGAAGCGTTGACCGCGGCCAGTGTTGCCGCCCTGACGATCTACGACATGTGCAAGGCCGTGGACCGTGGCATGACCATCGAAACCATTCGGCTGCTGGAGAAACTCGGCGGCAAGAGCGGGCATTTCAAGGCGGACCAGGCATGA
- the alg8 gene encoding mannuronan synthase, translating into MSKLKHVLLQSAGWLFFLSLLMGLALLLPASTFDSESKNFIFLIGAVGIWRYSMGATHFFRGMLFLYVVYPHLRRKVRKLGKAADPSHVFLMVTSFRIDALTTAQVYSSVIREAIECGFPTTVVCSLVEMSDELLVKSLWARMNPPDHVKLDFVRIAGTGKRDGLAFGFRAISRHLPDDRAVVAVIDGDTVLAEGVVRKTVPWFQLFGNVGGLTTNEFCEVRGGYIMSEWHKLRFAQRHINMCSMALSKRVLTMTGRMSVFRANVVTDPGFIADVESDSLQHWRLGRFKFLTGDDKSSWFSLMRLGYDTFYVPDAAIHTVEHPPEKSFIKASRKLMFRWYGNNLRQNSRALGLGMRRLGLFTSIVLFDQRVSMWTSLLGLTVAIIATFKYGGAFILAYLLWIGITRLILTLLLSCSGHKIGPAYPVILYYNQIMGALVKIYVFFRLDQQSWTRQDTKLTRDLASFQRWFNTWSSRTMTFSAGSIFVAVLLMMV; encoded by the coding sequence ATGTCCAAGTTAAAACACGTACTCCTCCAATCTGCCGGCTGGCTGTTTTTCCTGAGCCTGCTGATGGGACTCGCCCTGCTGTTGCCGGCGAGTACGTTCGACTCAGAGTCGAAGAATTTTATTTTCCTGATTGGCGCCGTCGGTATCTGGCGCTACTCGATGGGTGCTACGCATTTCTTTCGCGGCATGCTGTTCCTGTACGTGGTCTACCCGCACCTGCGGCGCAAAGTGCGCAAGCTGGGCAAGGCGGCAGACCCGTCCCACGTATTCCTGATGGTCACCAGCTTTCGGATCGACGCGCTGACCACGGCCCAGGTCTACAGCTCGGTGATCCGCGAGGCCATCGAATGTGGCTTCCCTACCACCGTGGTCTGCTCCCTGGTGGAAATGTCCGATGAGCTGCTGGTCAAGAGCCTGTGGGCCAGGATGAACCCGCCCGACCACGTCAAACTGGACTTCGTGCGCATCGCCGGTACCGGCAAGCGTGACGGCCTGGCTTTCGGTTTTCGCGCCATCTCCCGCCACCTGCCGGACGACCGTGCCGTAGTGGCCGTGATCGATGGCGACACCGTGCTCGCCGAGGGCGTAGTGCGCAAGACCGTGCCGTGGTTCCAGCTGTTCGGCAATGTCGGCGGCCTGACCACCAACGAGTTCTGCGAAGTGCGCGGCGGCTACATCATGAGCGAGTGGCACAAGCTGCGCTTCGCCCAGCGCCACATCAACATGTGCTCCATGGCCCTGTCCAAACGCGTGCTGACCATGACCGGCCGCATGTCGGTGTTCCGCGCCAACGTGGTCACCGACCCGGGCTTCATTGCCGATGTGGAAAGCGACTCGCTGCAACACTGGCGCCTGGGCCGCTTCAAGTTTTTGACCGGTGACGACAAGTCCAGCTGGTTCAGCCTGATGCGCCTGGGCTACGACACTTTCTACGTACCGGACGCCGCGATCCACACCGTGGAACACCCGCCGGAAAAGAGCTTTATCAAGGCCAGCCGCAAACTGATGTTCCGCTGGTACGGCAACAACCTGCGCCAGAACTCACGTGCCCTGGGCCTGGGTATGCGTCGCCTGGGCCTGTTCACCAGCATCGTGCTGTTTGATCAACGCGTGTCGATGTGGACCTCCCTGCTGGGGCTGACCGTGGCGATCATCGCCACCTTCAAATACGGCGGCGCGTTCATCCTCGCCTACCTGCTGTGGATCGGCATCACCCGCCTGATTCTGACCCTGCTGCTGTCGTGCTCCGGCCACAAGATCGGCCCGGCTTACCCGGTGATTCTCTATTACAACCAGATCATGGGCGCGCTGGTGAAGATCTACGTGTTCTTCCGCCTTGATCAACAGTCCTGGACCCGCCAGGACACCAAACTGACCCGCGATTTGGCCAGCTTTCAACGTTGGTTCAACACCTGGTCGTCTCGGACCATGACCTTCTCCGCCGGCAGCATTTTCGTCGCCGTGTTGCTGATGATGGTTTGA
- a CDS encoding FAD-binding oxidoreductase — protein sequence MNQADYLIIGGGIAGASAGYWLSHHARVIVLERESMPGYHSTGRSAALYIAAYGTPQVRALTLGSRAFFDQPPAGFAEHPLLTPRGELLVDLIGDPGELQRQYLSAKALVPETRLLDVEESMAMMPILRREKVHGGIYDPTVCDIDTDALYQGYLRGIRRNGGEIHTDSEVQKLTRDGQGLWQVRTAQQHFSAPVIINAAGAWADHIGELAGAQKIGLQPKRRSAFVFSPPAELNIHAWPELAALDGSFYMKPDAGMFLGSPANADPVEPHDVQPEELDIATGIYHIEEATTLSIRRPARTWAGLRSFVSDGDLVCGFDPQVEGLFWIAAQGGYGIQTSPAMGQASAALVRGKPLPDALAAFGLTEAMLSPHRLHAST from the coding sequence ATGAACCAGGCCGACTACCTCATCATCGGCGGTGGCATCGCCGGCGCATCCGCCGGCTACTGGCTGTCACACCATGCCCGCGTCATCGTGCTGGAACGCGAGTCGATGCCGGGTTACCACTCCACCGGCCGTTCCGCCGCCCTGTACATCGCCGCCTATGGTACGCCCCAGGTCCGCGCGCTGACGCTGGGCAGCCGCGCCTTCTTCGATCAGCCGCCCGCAGGCTTTGCCGAACACCCCTTGCTCACCCCACGGGGCGAATTGCTGGTGGACTTGATTGGCGACCCCGGTGAGTTGCAGCGCCAGTACCTGAGTGCCAAAGCCCTTGTGCCAGAAACGCGACTGCTCGACGTCGAGGAGTCGATGGCCATGATGCCGATCCTGCGCCGGGAAAAAGTCCATGGCGGGATCTACGACCCGACCGTGTGTGACATCGATACCGATGCGCTCTATCAAGGTTACCTGCGCGGCATTCGGCGCAATGGCGGAGAAATCCACACCGACAGTGAGGTGCAGAAACTAACCCGTGACGGTCAGGGACTGTGGCAAGTGCGCACGGCCCAACAACACTTCAGCGCCCCGGTGATCATCAACGCCGCCGGCGCCTGGGCCGACCATATCGGCGAGTTGGCCGGTGCACAGAAAATCGGCCTGCAACCCAAACGTCGCAGCGCGTTCGTCTTCTCTCCACCCGCCGAGCTGAACATCCACGCATGGCCGGAGCTGGCGGCCCTCGACGGTTCGTTCTATATGAAACCCGACGCCGGCATGTTCCTCGGCTCACCGGCCAATGCCGACCCGGTGGAGCCCCACGATGTGCAACCGGAAGAGCTGGACATCGCCACGGGCATCTATCACATCGAGGAAGCCACCACCCTGAGCATCCGCCGGCCTGCGCGGACCTGGGCCGGGCTGCGCAGTTTCGTCAGCGATGGTGATCTGGTCTGCGGGTTCGATCCACAGGTGGAGGGATTATTCTGGATTGCGGCTCAGGGCGGCTACGGGATCCAGACGTCTCCGGCGATGGGCCAGGCCAGTGCGGCGCTGGTGCGCGGCAAGCCTTTGCCGGATGCATTGGCGGCGTTCGGGTTGACCGAAGCGATGCTTTCTCCACACCGGCTGCACGCCTCGACCTGA
- a CDS encoding polysaccharide deacetylase family protein: MRIALLLSAWLICLGAQAAPVDVATLDRGTWPERLSSPALFDVASRAEILMFAHTLLASESLDEPALKQRLGLKIINQASIDDLRRQLWQRLLENYTFAQQSCEQDASFCYLVENMDDLREQAAKFEVSDNSFYIGWAGPSRAFHERYLDEQLRKAALFPQISSEIARFGDHERNGDELNDRMFLLTFDSGPSPVSGNTDWLADYLRKQKMHSLFFVLGNSLQTRVEKSSATDVQALYQGQCVGIQGWQYRSHSHWVDWQSSITRSASLAQNLMPENYLPLFRPPYGQRRSDSQGFFQSQGLQVALWDIDSEDEPGKLKADESANRVLTLMLLWRRGVIVFHDTQDKARIALPWLLHATAESGLGWQDCREAFR; this comes from the coding sequence GTGCGAATTGCGCTTTTACTGTCAGCCTGGCTCATCTGCCTGGGCGCCCAAGCCGCCCCCGTGGATGTCGCAACCCTGGACCGCGGCACCTGGCCCGAACGCCTCAGCAGCCCCGCCCTGTTCGACGTCGCCTCACGCGCAGAAATCCTGATGTTCGCCCACACCCTGCTCGCCAGCGAATCCCTCGACGAACCCGCCCTCAAGCAGCGCCTGGGCCTGAAGATCATCAACCAGGCCTCGATCGACGACCTGCGCCGTCAACTCTGGCAACGGCTACTGGAAAACTACACCTTCGCCCAACAAAGCTGCGAACAGGACGCCTCCTTCTGCTACCTGGTGGAAAACATGGACGACCTGCGCGAACAAGCCGCCAAATTCGAAGTCAGCGACAACTCCTTCTATATAGGCTGGGCCGGCCCCAGCCGCGCATTCCACGAGCGCTACCTGGATGAACAGTTGCGCAAGGCCGCCCTGTTCCCCCAGATCAGCAGCGAAATCGCGCGCTTCGGCGATCACGAACGCAACGGCGACGAACTCAACGACCGGATGTTCCTGCTGACCTTCGACAGCGGACCGTCCCCGGTCAGCGGCAATACCGACTGGCTCGCCGACTACCTGCGCAAACAGAAAATGCACAGCCTCTTCTTCGTGCTGGGCAACAGCCTGCAAACCCGCGTCGAGAAAAGCTCGGCCACCGATGTGCAGGCGCTGTACCAGGGCCAGTGCGTCGGCATCCAGGGCTGGCAGTACCGCTCCCATAGCCACTGGGTCGACTGGCAGTCGTCCATCACCCGCAGCGCCTCCCTGGCGCAAAACCTGATGCCGGAAAACTACTTGCCGCTGTTCCGCCCGCCGTACGGTCAGCGCCGGTCCGACAGCCAGGGATTTTTCCAGTCACAAGGGCTGCAAGTGGCCTTGTGGGACATCGACTCGGAAGACGAACCCGGCAAGCTCAAGGCTGATGAGTCGGCGAACCGCGTGCTCACACTGATGCTGTTGTGGCGGCGCGGGGTGATCGTCTTCCACGACACCCAGGACAAGGCGCGCATCGCTTTACCCTGGCTTTTACACGCCACGGCAGAAAGTGGACTCGGCTGGCAGGATTGCCGCGAAGCGTTTCGCTGA
- a CDS encoding nucleotide sugar dehydrogenase codes for MRISIFGLGYVGAVCAGCLSARGHEVVGVDISKEKIDLINAGKSPIVEPGLGELLSQGVQTGRLRGTTNFAEAIRDTDLSMICVGTPSKKNGDLELNYIESVCREIGFVLRDKTSRHTIVVRSTVLPGTVANVVIPILEDCSGKKAGVDFGVAVNPEFLRESTAIADYDLPPMTVIGEFDTASGDVLQSLYEELDAPIIRKDIAVAEMIKYTCNVWHATKVTFANEIGNIAKAVGVDGREVMEVVCQDKTLNLSQYYMRPGFAFGGSCLPKDVRALTYRAGSLDVDAPLLNSLMRSNESQVQNAFDIVSSHDKRKVALLGLSFKAGTDDLRESPLVELAEMLIGKGFDLSIYDSNVEYARVHGANKDYIEGKIPHVSSLLNSDFDEVINNSDVIILGNRDEKFRALAHNAPHGKQVVDLVGFMSKATSVSGRTEGICW; via the coding sequence ATGCGCATCAGCATATTTGGTTTGGGTTACGTCGGCGCGGTATGTGCCGGTTGCCTGTCTGCACGGGGCCATGAGGTCGTTGGCGTAGACATCTCCAAGGAAAAGATTGACCTGATCAACGCGGGTAAATCCCCCATCGTTGAACCGGGTCTGGGCGAGCTGTTAAGCCAGGGCGTTCAAACCGGCCGACTGCGCGGCACCACCAATTTCGCCGAGGCAATCCGTGATACCGACCTGTCGATGATTTGCGTCGGCACGCCGAGCAAGAAGAACGGCGACCTGGAACTCAACTACATCGAATCGGTGTGCCGCGAGATCGGTTTCGTCCTGCGTGACAAGACCTCCCGTCACACCATCGTGGTCCGCAGCACCGTGCTGCCAGGTACCGTGGCCAATGTGGTGATTCCGATTCTCGAAGACTGCTCGGGCAAGAAAGCCGGCGTCGACTTCGGCGTCGCCGTAAACCCTGAGTTCCTGCGTGAAAGCACCGCCATCGCCGACTACGACCTGCCGCCGATGACCGTCATCGGTGAATTCGACACCGCTTCCGGCGATGTTCTGCAGTCGCTGTACGAAGAACTCGACGCGCCGATCATCCGCAAGGACATCGCCGTCGCCGAGATGATCAAGTACACCTGCAACGTCTGGCATGCGACCAAAGTGACCTTCGCCAACGAGATCGGCAACATCGCCAAGGCGGTGGGTGTCGACGGTCGCGAAGTGATGGAAGTGGTCTGCCAGGACAAGACCCTCAACCTGTCCCAGTACTACATGCGCCCGGGCTTTGCCTTCGGCGGTTCCTGCCTGCCCAAGGACGTGCGCGCCCTGACATACCGCGCAGGCTCTCTGGACGTGGATGCGCCGCTGCTCAACTCGCTGATGCGCAGCAACGAGTCACAGGTGCAAAACGCTTTCGACATCGTTTCCAGCCACGACAAACGCAAAGTCGCCCTGCTGGGCCTGAGCTTCAAGGCCGGCACCGATGACCTGCGCGAAAGCCCGCTGGTGGAACTGGCAGAAATGCTGATCGGCAAGGGTTTCGACCTGAGCATCTACGACAGCAACGTCGAATACGCTCGCGTGCACGGCGCCAACAAGGACTACATCGAAGGCAAGATCCCTCACGTGTCGTCCCTGCTCAACTCGGACTTCGACGAAGTGATCAACAACTCCGACGTGATCATCCTGGGCAACCGCGATGAGAAGTTCCGTGCCCTGGCGCACAACGCACCCCACGGCAAGCAAGTGGTCGACCTGGTGGGCTTCATGTCCAAGGCCACCAGCGTGAGCGGCCGTACCGAAGGCATTTGCTGGTAA
- the moaD gene encoding molybdopterin converting factor subunit 1, whose translation MSINVLFFARYSEAIGLDSLEMEGDFATVDAVRQALASDPEFAVLNEASLMCARNQELCDLEEPLQAGDEVAFFPPVTGG comes from the coding sequence ATGAGCATCAACGTACTGTTTTTTGCGCGCTACAGCGAAGCGATTGGCCTGGACTCCCTGGAGATGGAAGGTGACTTCGCGACGGTCGACGCTGTACGCCAGGCATTGGCCAGTGACCCGGAATTCGCAGTGCTCAATGAGGCCAGCCTGATGTGCGCTCGTAACCAGGAACTGTGCGACCTTGAAGAGCCGCTGCAAGCTGGCGACGAAGTGGCATTCTTCCCGCCCGTGACCGGAGGCTGA
- the moaE gene encoding molybdopterin synthase catalytic subunit MoaE produces the protein MAIRVQAEAFDPGAEVNAMHAANVGVGAVVSFVGYVRDFNDGLDVAGMFLEHYPGMTEKALGKIAVEAEQRWPLLKLEVLHRIGALEPGEPIVFVAAASAHRQAAFDACAFVMDYLKTRAPFWKKENTSEGPRWVEGRDSDHAAADRWK, from the coding sequence ATGGCGATTCGGGTGCAGGCCGAGGCGTTTGATCCCGGCGCCGAGGTCAATGCGATGCATGCGGCCAATGTGGGCGTAGGCGCGGTGGTGAGTTTTGTCGGCTATGTGCGCGACTTCAATGATGGCCTGGATGTGGCAGGGATGTTCCTCGAACACTACCCGGGCATGACTGAAAAGGCCCTCGGCAAAATCGCCGTGGAGGCCGAGCAACGCTGGCCGCTGCTCAAGCTGGAAGTGTTGCATCGCATTGGCGCCCTGGAGCCGGGTGAGCCGATCGTGTTTGTTGCGGCGGCCAGCGCCCATCGTCAGGCCGCGTTCGATGCCTGCGCCTTTGTGATGGACTACCTGAAGACGCGCGCTCCGTTCTGGAAGAAGGAAAACACCAGCGAAGGGCCACGCTGGGTGGAAGGGCGCGACAGCGATCACGCAGCCGCTGACCGCTGGAAATAA
- a CDS encoding PhoH family protein has product MDDHGRNPSSDQPILYVLDTNVLIHDPNALLNFEEHHVAIPMIVLEELDKLKSGHHSVAAECRQAIRLIDKTLGEASPDDVEVGVPIQRGKGGPKGLLSILMNKRSEPNSLLPENLNDNKIINQLIDLHARDKDLRLVLVTKDINMRLKARACGIAAEDYSTDQLVDDVSMLSRGYHTMTGSFWDRVSKVETRQDHGRTWHQVQLIDNLPAVHINEFIIDEQGFVGWIKEIQVDKLLILDLHQEPLLHQEAWGLKPRDIYQSLALYALLDPDIHLVNLTGAAGSGKTILALAAAIEQTMVTKRYRRIIATRSVQGLDQEIGFLPGTEAEKMEPWLGAITDNLEALHMDDENTHGSVDYILSKVPLQFKSLNYIRGRSFQQSLILIDECQNLTPHQMKTIITRAGAGSKVVCLGNLAQIDTPYLSATSSGLTYLTERFKDFPNGVHIALQGVPRSILAEYAESHL; this is encoded by the coding sequence ATGGATGATCATGGACGTAACCCTTCTTCCGACCAGCCAATCCTTTATGTGCTTGATACCAATGTACTGATTCACGATCCAAACGCACTGCTCAACTTCGAAGAACACCACGTCGCCATCCCGATGATCGTGCTTGAGGAGCTCGACAAACTCAAAAGCGGGCACCACAGCGTTGCCGCCGAATGCCGCCAGGCCATCCGCCTGATCGACAAGACCCTCGGCGAAGCCTCCCCCGACGACGTCGAGGTGGGCGTACCGATCCAGCGTGGCAAAGGCGGGCCCAAGGGCTTGCTGTCGATTCTGATGAACAAGCGCAGCGAGCCCAACAGCTTGCTGCCGGAGAATCTGAACGACAACAAAATCATCAACCAATTGATCGACCTGCACGCACGCGACAAGGACCTGCGCCTGGTGCTGGTGACCAAAGACATCAATATGCGCCTCAAGGCACGAGCGTGTGGGATCGCTGCCGAGGACTACAGTACCGACCAACTGGTTGACGACGTGTCAATGCTGTCTCGTGGTTATCACACCATGACCGGCTCGTTCTGGGATCGCGTCAGCAAGGTCGAAACCCGTCAGGACCATGGCCGCACCTGGCACCAGGTACAGCTGATCGACAACCTGCCGGCTGTGCACATCAACGAATTCATCATCGACGAACAGGGTTTTGTGGGCTGGATCAAAGAGATCCAGGTCGACAAGCTGCTGATCCTCGACCTGCATCAGGAACCCCTGTTGCACCAGGAAGCCTGGGGCCTGAAACCGCGTGATATCTACCAGAGCCTGGCGCTGTATGCCTTGCTTGATCCGGACATCCACCTGGTCAACCTGACCGGCGCCGCAGGTTCGGGGAAAACCATCCTCGCCCTGGCTGCCGCCATCGAACAGACCATGGTTACCAAACGCTATCGCCGCATCATCGCCACCCGCAGCGTGCAGGGCCTGGACCAGGAAATCGGTTTCCTGCCCGGCACCGAAGCGGAAAAAATGGAGCCGTGGCTGGGGGCGATCACCGACAACCTCGAAGCCTTGCACATGGATGACGAAAACACCCATGGCAGCGTCGACTACATCCTCAGCAAAGTGCCGTTGCAGTTCAAATCCCTCAACTACATTCGAGGTCGCAGCTTCCAGCAGAGCCTGATTTTGATCGATGAATGCCAGAACCTCACGCCGCACCAGATGAAAACCATCATCACCCGTGCCGGCGCCGGTTCCAAAGTGGTGTGCCTGGGCAACCTGGCACAGATCGACACCCCTTACCTGTCCGCGACCAGCTCCGGGCTGACTTACCTGACGGAACGCTTCAAGGACTTCCCGAACGGCGTGCACATCGCCTTGCAAGGTGTCCCTCGTTCGATTCTGGCCGAATACGCCGAATCTCACCTGTAA